TCCCAGTTGATGCGGCCTTGTTCGTCAAGCTCGTCGATGAACGCATGCCACATGTCGACGAAGACGCCCGCTTCTTCCCACTCGGCTAGTCGACGCCAGCAAGTGCTCGGCGATGGATACCAATCCGGTAAGTCCTTCCAGCGTGCTCCACTACGAAGCACCCATAAAATGCCTTCAAAACAGGACCGATCGTCCGCCCGAGGCCTGCCGCCACGACGAGTTGTCGGGACGTCAGGAATGAACGGTTTCACCATTTCCCACTGCTCGTCGGTGAGCAGCACTTCACGTTTACCAGCCATCGAAGGACTCCTTTCGATGGTAGGTGTAACGCAAATCGTTACCTGGCGCAAGCTTATAACGTCAGGGTTTTGAAACAGCCTCTA
This portion of the Blastopirellula marina genome encodes:
- a CDS encoding transposase is translated as MAGKREVLLTDEQWEMVKPFIPDVPTTRRGGRPRADDRSCFEGILWVLRSGARWKDLPDWYPSPSTCWRRLAEWEEAGVFVDMWHAFIDELDEQGRINWDEVFMDGSFAPAKKGATTWVKPNVEKVQSGWWWQMAKEYLWHVPSTRRRKRK